In a single window of the Amycolatopsis sp. cg5 genome:
- a CDS encoding alpha/beta hydrolase: MRKVSAVALTAVVLGAGALAGVPAGASVGSSVGGVRWGPCAADAASPGLECSTIKVPLDYRSPEGAQIDVAISRLASKVPGKRRGVLLTNPGGPAPGLKFPAELAEAKLPQSVLDSYDVIGFDPRGMGHSTPVTCDLTPEQQAVGNVPPYARDAADVAKRAEQSKAIARLCAASKSAWLLPHISTANTARDMDRIRAALGEEKISFAGYSWGTYLGAVFTTLFPQRGDRIMLDSNMHPGGWDYPSDRLFAQGFDDRFPDFAKFAATNDGTYHLGATPEQVTAKYFTLAARVDRKPVQDIDGATFRMLTFGFLYSDKGMPLVAKVWQSIDTDQPLPPLGGEPPSNVDNLISGRYAMICNDSRWPRSVAGYQAAVALDRLRHPMFGAAGANVQPCAFWAPPSEPQVRIGDRGPSNILMLQNQRDPATPLVGATRTRQAFGDRARMVTVDAGGHGVYPYLGNQCVDTAATAFLTAGRFPDRDLACAAERR, translated from the coding sequence ATGAGGAAAGTGTCGGCCGTCGCGCTCACGGCGGTGGTGCTGGGAGCGGGTGCGCTCGCGGGGGTTCCGGCGGGCGCTTCGGTGGGTTCTTCGGTGGGCGGAGTGCGGTGGGGACCGTGTGCGGCCGATGCCGCCTCGCCTGGACTGGAGTGTTCGACGATCAAGGTCCCGCTGGACTATCGGTCTCCGGAGGGTGCGCAGATCGACGTGGCGATCTCACGGCTGGCCAGCAAGGTGCCCGGGAAGCGCCGTGGTGTGCTGCTGACCAATCCCGGCGGACCCGCGCCAGGTTTGAAGTTCCCTGCGGAACTGGCCGAGGCGAAGCTGCCGCAGAGCGTGCTGGACAGCTACGACGTGATCGGCTTCGACCCGCGCGGCATGGGGCACAGCACCCCGGTGACGTGCGACCTGACGCCCGAACAGCAGGCGGTGGGCAACGTCCCGCCCTACGCACGCGACGCCGCCGACGTGGCGAAACGGGCCGAGCAGTCGAAGGCCATCGCACGGCTGTGCGCCGCTTCGAAGTCCGCCTGGCTGCTGCCGCACATCAGCACGGCCAACACCGCACGCGACATGGACCGGATCCGTGCCGCGCTCGGCGAGGAGAAGATCTCCTTCGCGGGTTATTCGTGGGGCACCTACCTCGGCGCGGTGTTCACGACGCTGTTCCCGCAGCGTGGCGACCGGATCATGCTGGACAGCAATATGCACCCCGGCGGCTGGGACTATCCGAGCGACCGCCTCTTCGCGCAGGGCTTCGACGACCGCTTCCCGGACTTCGCGAAGTTCGCCGCCACCAACGACGGCACCTACCACCTGGGCGCCACGCCGGAGCAGGTCACCGCGAAGTACTTCACGCTCGCCGCGCGGGTCGACCGGAAACCCGTGCAGGACATCGACGGCGCGACCTTCCGGATGCTCACCTTCGGTTTCCTCTACAGCGACAAGGGGATGCCGCTGGTGGCCAAGGTCTGGCAGTCGATCGACACCGATCAGCCGCTGCCGCCGCTCGGCGGCGAGCCGCCGTCCAATGTGGACAATCTGATCTCCGGCCGCTATGCCATGATCTGCAATGATTCCCGCTGGCCGAGGTCGGTCGCCGGCTACCAGGCCGCCGTGGCGCTCGACCGGCTCCGTCATCCGATGTTCGGCGCCGCCGGTGCCAACGTCCAGCCGTGCGCGTTCTGGGCGCCGCCGTCCGAGCCGCAGGTGCGCATCGGTGACCGGGGGCCGTCGAACATCCTGATGCTGCAGAATCAGCGTGACCCGGCGACCCCGCTGGTCGGCGCCACCCGGACGCGGCAGGCGTTCGGTGACCGGGCCAGGATGGTCACTGTCGACGCGGGCGGACACGGCGTCTACCCGTACCTCGGCAACCAGTGCGTCGACACCGCGGCGACCGCGTTCCTGACCGCCGGCCGGTTCCCGGACCGCGATCTCGCCTGCGCGGCCGAACGCCGCTGA
- a CDS encoding sensor histidine kinase, whose amino-acid sequence MLPSSTPPQARVLMVTEVLVVAGLNLDQLIRRVILGEQVTAAELAYFVVGVVLGALALLRRRFPARVATLTSVGIVLSVACSAVGFLVEPAAKIDGDPEIIALMLLVGAACHRLRPLLASVLAVVGGLAMAFAPVLRYGSSSTTLALAVMWALLWGGSVMVGLILRDSESRREAALAAARDRERLELARELHDLVAHHITGVVVRTQAAGVILADGPERELIKEIEHAGAEALGAVRRLVMMLRSPGHGSPVAADDLVEAVTTAVGDDESVTVRLAPGLAHLSVTPETVSTVHRVVLESLTNVRKHAPEAREVTVSVEPTENQRHLTIEVRNDGLRPGRVRRAPGGYGLIGMGERIAALDGTLSAGEHGERCWRVLAELPLPAARPAEGGAAR is encoded by the coding sequence GTGCTCCCGAGCAGCACCCCGCCGCAGGCCAGAGTCCTGATGGTCACCGAGGTCCTCGTAGTGGCCGGGCTCAACCTGGACCAGCTGATCCGGCGCGTGATCCTCGGCGAACAGGTGACGGCGGCCGAGCTTGCCTACTTCGTGGTCGGCGTCGTGCTCGGCGCGCTCGCGCTGCTGCGACGCCGCTTCCCGGCCAGGGTGGCGACGCTGACCAGCGTGGGAATCGTGCTTTCCGTGGCCTGCAGCGCGGTGGGTTTCCTGGTCGAACCCGCTGCCAAGATCGACGGCGATCCCGAGATCATCGCGTTGATGCTGCTGGTCGGAGCGGCGTGCCACCGGCTGCGGCCATTGCTCGCCAGTGTCCTCGCGGTGGTCGGCGGCCTGGCGATGGCCTTCGCGCCGGTACTGCGTTACGGCAGCTCGTCGACCACGCTGGCCCTCGCTGTGATGTGGGCGCTGCTCTGGGGTGGCAGCGTCATGGTCGGGCTGATCCTGCGCGACAGCGAGTCCCGGCGCGAGGCCGCGCTGGCCGCCGCCCGCGACCGGGAACGGCTCGAGCTGGCCCGCGAACTCCACGACCTGGTCGCCCACCACATCACCGGCGTGGTGGTCCGCACCCAAGCCGCGGGCGTCATCCTCGCCGACGGCCCCGAGCGCGAGCTGATCAAGGAGATCGAGCACGCCGGCGCCGAGGCACTCGGCGCCGTCCGGCGCCTGGTGATGATGTTGCGCAGCCCCGGCCACGGTTCGCCGGTCGCGGCGGACGACCTGGTCGAAGCGGTCACCACCGCGGTCGGCGACGACGAAAGCGTCACGGTCCGCCTCGCGCCAGGGCTGGCGCACCTCTCCGTGACGCCGGAGACGGTGTCCACCGTGCACCGCGTGGTACTCGAGTCACTGACCAACGTACGCAAGCACGCACCTGAAGCCCGGGAGGTCACCGTCAGCGTCGAGCCCACGGAAAACCAGCGTCACCTCACCATCGAGGTCCGCAACGACGGCCTCCGCCCCGGCCGCGTGCGCCGCGCACCCGGCGGCTACGGCCTGATCGGCATGGGCGAACGCATCGCCGCACTGGACGGCACCCTGTCGGCAGGCGAACACGGCGAGCGCTGCTGGCGCGTCCTCGCCGAACTACCCTTGCCCGCGGCCCGTCCGGCCGAAGGCGGTGCCGCACGATGA
- a CDS encoding response regulator, with amino-acid sequence MTLRVLLADDQAMVRTGFRLILEREPGVEVVAEAENGEQAVTLAQQLRPDVTLMDIRMPVVDGLTATRTLAGPDVADPLRVLVVTTFDLDELVHEALCAGACGFLLKDAGPGLLVEAVHAAANGEALVSPSITTRLLAHFTASPLRRHTRRADPPLSRRELEVTTAVARGRTNAEIAAELTISLSTVKTHLASIQRKITARNRTEIAVWAWETGIVTVRDGA; translated from the coding sequence ATGACGCTCCGAGTGCTGCTCGCCGACGATCAGGCGATGGTCCGCACCGGCTTCCGCCTGATCCTCGAGCGCGAACCCGGCGTCGAGGTGGTCGCCGAGGCCGAGAACGGCGAACAGGCCGTGACACTGGCCCAGCAGCTGCGCCCCGACGTCACCCTGATGGACATCCGCATGCCGGTGGTCGACGGCCTCACCGCCACCCGCACCTTGGCAGGCCCGGACGTCGCGGACCCACTGCGCGTACTGGTCGTCACCACCTTCGACCTCGACGAGCTGGTGCACGAGGCCCTCTGCGCCGGCGCCTGCGGCTTCCTCCTCAAAGACGCGGGCCCCGGCCTGCTGGTCGAGGCCGTCCACGCCGCCGCGAACGGCGAAGCCCTGGTGTCACCCTCGATCACCACCCGCCTGCTGGCCCACTTCACCGCCTCCCCACTCCGCCGCCACACCCGCCGCGCCGACCCCCCACTGAGCCGCCGCGAACTCGAAGTCACCACAGCCGTCGCCCGCGGCAGAACCAACGCCGAGATCGCGGCCGAGCTGACCATCTCCCTCTCGACCGTCAAGACCCACCTAGCCTCGATCCAACGCAAGATCACGGCACGCAACCGCACCGAAATCGCAGTCTGGGCCTGGGAAACCGGCATCGTGACCGTCCGCGACGGCGCCTGA
- the ligD gene encoding DNA ligase D, with product MARADRPAVPDWVNPMLAKPDGGRLPTGSSWVYEYKLDGYRCCMRIAPDGTTVLTSRNNLDFTDEFTEVTGVLGAALGGEAAVLDGEIVVYNEHGQPEFGRLQERRGRFAKHQSSPHRGEPFTDDPVRFIAFDLLRLGDRSLLGEPYEERRRLLTGLPMPDLFRVAVVRAFTFDELAADRRSPQQLLEHVAAAGFEGLVAKLRGSTYLPGKRSDGWQKHPLVQTQEVIICGWRPGQRSFTGTLGGLLLGAHHPDTGELVYLGDVGTGFSHAARAELMARLEPTERRHHPFAIAPPREDVVRAHWVEPKLVGEVVYRQFTRGAGRLRHTAWRGLRADKKPSDVIAPRSEPRTAPTAAEPEPAPPKRITVQVGPRQLTLSNLDKPLYPDGFTKGEVIHYYSHIAPVLLPHLAGRPVTFIRFPNGVGGQQFYEKNAAKGAPSWLKTATLPSTGSRGTGGTIDYPLLDGLPALVWAANLAALELHVPQWQVGRGSVKRPPDRLVFDLDPGEGTTIVDCARVAERLHDILAADGLTPVAKTSGSKGMQLYCGIRTRSPETPSAYAKALADQLAAETPELVVSKMTKALRPGKVFIDWSQNNPAKTTVAPYSLRGRDQPTVSTPLTWDEVRACRSPDQLVFTADDVLERVERLGDLFAVIDETRVALPRRS from the coding sequence ATGGCGCGCGCCGATCGGCCGGCCGTTCCCGACTGGGTGAACCCGATGCTGGCCAAACCCGACGGCGGCAGGCTGCCGACCGGGTCGTCGTGGGTGTACGAGTACAAGCTCGACGGCTACCGGTGCTGCATGCGGATCGCGCCGGACGGCACGACCGTGCTGACCAGCCGCAACAACCTCGACTTCACCGACGAGTTCACCGAGGTGACCGGCGTGCTCGGCGCGGCGCTGGGCGGCGAGGCCGCGGTGCTCGACGGCGAGATCGTCGTCTACAACGAGCACGGGCAGCCCGAGTTCGGGCGGCTGCAGGAGCGCCGGGGCCGTTTCGCCAAGCACCAGAGCTCGCCGCACCGAGGAGAGCCGTTCACCGACGATCCCGTCCGGTTCATCGCCTTCGACCTGCTGCGACTCGGTGACCGCTCGCTGCTGGGCGAGCCGTACGAAGAACGCCGTCGGCTGCTGACCGGGTTGCCGATGCCCGACCTGTTCCGGGTGGCCGTCGTGCGGGCGTTCACCTTCGACGAGCTCGCCGCCGACCGCCGCTCACCACAGCAGCTGCTGGAGCACGTCGCCGCGGCGGGGTTCGAGGGTCTGGTCGCGAAGCTGCGCGGCTCGACCTATCTGCCGGGCAAGCGGTCGGACGGGTGGCAGAAGCATCCGCTGGTCCAGACACAGGAGGTGATCATCTGCGGCTGGCGGCCTGGTCAGCGCAGCTTCACCGGCACGCTCGGCGGGCTGCTGCTCGGCGCCCATCATCCCGACACCGGCGAACTCGTCTACCTCGGCGACGTCGGAACCGGGTTCAGCCACGCCGCACGCGCCGAGCTCATGGCCCGCCTCGAACCGACGGAACGACGACACCACCCCTTCGCGATCGCGCCGCCGCGCGAAGACGTCGTCCGCGCCCACTGGGTCGAGCCGAAGCTCGTCGGCGAGGTCGTGTACCGCCAGTTCACCCGAGGCGCCGGACGACTGCGGCACACCGCGTGGCGCGGCCTGCGCGCGGACAAGAAGCCAAGCGACGTCATCGCCCCACGCTCCGAGCCCCGCACCGCACCGACGGCCGCCGAGCCGGAACCCGCGCCCCCGAAGCGAATCACCGTGCAGGTAGGACCCAGGCAGCTGACACTGTCCAATCTGGACAAACCGCTGTACCCGGACGGGTTCACCAAGGGCGAGGTCATCCACTATTACTCGCACATCGCACCGGTGCTGCTCCCGCATCTCGCGGGCAGACCGGTGACGTTCATCCGATTCCCCAACGGCGTCGGCGGCCAGCAGTTCTACGAGAAGAACGCCGCGAAAGGCGCGCCCAGCTGGCTCAAAACCGCGACCTTGCCCAGCACCGGTTCCCGAGGCACCGGCGGCACCATCGACTACCCGCTGCTCGACGGCCTGCCCGCGTTGGTCTGGGCGGCCAACCTGGCCGCGCTGGAACTGCACGTCCCGCAATGGCAGGTCGGCCGCGGCTCGGTCAAGCGGCCGCCGGATCGACTGGTGTTCGACCTCGATCCCGGCGAGGGCACCACCATCGTCGACTGCGCACGCGTCGCCGAGCGGCTTCATGACATCCTCGCCGCCGACGGGCTCACCCCGGTCGCGAAGACGAGCGGCTCGAAGGGCATGCAGCTCTACTGCGGGATCCGCACTCGTAGTCCCGAGACACCGTCGGCGTACGCGAAGGCGCTCGCCGACCAGCTCGCCGCCGAAACCCCGGAACTCGTGGTGTCCAAGATGACGAAGGCGTTGCGGCCGGGCAAGGTGTTCATCGACTGGAGCCAGAACAACCCCGCCAAGACCACCGTCGCCCCGTATTCGCTGCGCGGCCGCGACCAGCCGACCGTGTCCACCCCGCTCACCTGGGACGAGGTCCGCGCCTGCCGCAGCCCCGACCAGCTCGTGTTCACCGCCGACGACGTGCTCGAGCGCGTCGAGCGCCTCGGCGACCTGTTCGCCGTGATCGACGAAACGCGCGTCGCGCTCCCGCGGAGGTCGTGA
- a CDS encoding multicopper oxidase family protein, with protein sequence MNRRQALGIGGALGLLAVTGQAGAALLARRPASTGAELRSAVPLPAAFTVPLPLPPVLKPVGTAGGVDRYEITQRETALEILPGLKTPLWTYDGSFPGPTIEARRGRPVVVTHHNRLPVPTVVHLHGGRTPPESDGYPTDLVLPERAHHAMPGMHGMQGMRDPRAVVTTMTRDYTFPMDQRPAMLWYHDHRMDFTAPAIWRGLAGLHMIRDDAEEALGLPSGPRELPLAIMDRAFDGDGELAYPALDPTLSERPGVREPYLAGVLGDVILVNGAPWPVHEVDAARYRLRLLNVSNARHYELEAVTDDGRRLDLVQIGADQGLLAAPVTHQSLPIAPAERYDVIADFSAVPVGGLVTIVNRLGSGRTRDVMAFRVARRAADDSRVPPALAADLPRWSRSDVVRVRDFSFRAGRMNGGHGWLIGGLPFDPARTDVTVGLGEVELWRLIADVHHPVHLHLVGFRVLSRGGKPPLAQDAGLKDTISLRPGQSAEIITRFDGYRGRYLFHCHNAEHEDMGMMANLEIT encoded by the coding sequence ATGAACCGGCGGCAGGCGCTGGGCATCGGCGGAGCGCTCGGGCTGCTCGCGGTCACCGGGCAGGCAGGCGCGGCACTACTGGCGCGGCGGCCGGCGAGCACCGGCGCCGAGCTGCGCAGCGCGGTGCCGCTGCCCGCCGCGTTCACCGTGCCGTTGCCGCTGCCGCCCGTGCTCAAGCCGGTCGGCACCGCGGGCGGGGTCGACCGGTACGAGATCACGCAGCGCGAAACGGCACTGGAGATCCTGCCGGGCCTCAAAACTCCACTGTGGACATACGACGGCTCGTTCCCCGGGCCGACGATCGAGGCGCGCCGCGGCAGGCCGGTCGTCGTGACGCACCACAACCGGTTGCCCGTGCCGACCGTCGTGCACCTGCACGGCGGCCGGACCCCGCCGGAGTCCGACGGCTACCCGACCGACCTGGTCTTGCCCGAGCGTGCGCACCACGCGATGCCGGGAATGCATGGCATGCAAGGAATGCGTGATCCGCGGGCGGTGGTCACCACGATGACCCGCGACTACACGTTCCCGATGGACCAGCGGCCCGCGATGCTCTGGTACCACGATCACCGCATGGACTTCACCGCGCCGGCGATCTGGCGCGGACTCGCCGGACTGCACATGATCAGGGACGACGCCGAGGAGGCGCTCGGCCTGCCGTCGGGACCGCGCGAGCTGCCGCTGGCGATCATGGACCGCGCGTTCGACGGCGACGGCGAACTCGCCTATCCCGCGCTCGACCCCACGCTGAGCGAGCGGCCCGGCGTCCGCGAGCCGTATCTCGCCGGTGTGCTCGGCGACGTGATCCTCGTGAACGGCGCGCCGTGGCCGGTGCACGAGGTCGACGCGGCGCGCTACCGGTTGCGCCTGCTGAACGTCTCGAACGCCCGGCACTACGAACTCGAAGCGGTCACCGACGACGGGCGACGGCTCGATCTCGTGCAGATCGGCGCCGACCAGGGCCTGCTCGCGGCGCCGGTCACGCACCAGTCCCTGCCGATCGCACCCGCCGAGCGTTACGACGTGATCGCCGACTTCTCCGCTGTCCCGGTCGGCGGCCTGGTCACGATCGTCAACCGGCTCGGCTCGGGGCGGACCCGTGACGTGATGGCCTTCCGCGTCGCGCGCCGCGCTGCCGACGACAGCCGCGTGCCGCCGGCACTGGCAGCGGACCTACCCAGGTGGAGCCGGTCGGACGTCGTGCGGGTGCGTGACTTTTCGTTCCGCGCCGGGCGGATGAACGGCGGGCACGGCTGGCTGATCGGCGGGCTGCCGTTCGACCCGGCGCGGACCGACGTCACGGTCGGGCTCGGCGAGGTCGAGCTGTGGCGGCTGATCGCCGACGTCCACCATCCGGTGCACCTCCATCTGGTCGGGTTCCGCGTGCTTTCGCGCGGCGGGAAGCCGCCGCTCGCCCAGGACGCTGGCCTCAAGGACACGATCTCGCTGCGGCCGGGCCAGTCGGCGGAGATCATCACGCGGTTCGACGGCTATCGCGGGCGGTATCTGTTCCATTGCCACAACGCCGAGCACGAGGACATGGGCATGATGGCCAATCTTGAGATCACCTGA
- a CDS encoding LysR family transcriptional regulator has translation MLGEAWSAMDLNSLRQFLVVARLEHLSRAADELRVAQPSLSRTIARLESELGAPLFDRGGRLRLNEAGKLFRRHVERSLGELEAGRRAVAEATSEGVRTVRLASETFLTLTAPLAAFKRAHPAIEIELQWSSADDMARLLRARDVDFCVASQPIHADGLAQARLLDEEVGVATALDHPLAGRSSVRVEELADQPFVTARQGHWHRRLLDRLFAARGLTPRIVCEVDEPSAIAELIGAGLGIGLVPGFARKMAAQLPLVWIGVDSPDCRRKLTLFWDRDSDLSTAARDFRATITGWDWG, from the coding sequence ATGCTCGGAGAGGCATGGAGCGCGATGGACCTGAACTCGCTCAGGCAGTTCCTCGTGGTGGCTCGGCTGGAACATCTCAGCCGCGCGGCCGACGAGTTGCGCGTCGCCCAGCCGTCACTGAGCCGCACGATCGCGCGCCTGGAGAGCGAGCTGGGCGCGCCGCTGTTCGACCGCGGCGGCAGGCTTCGGCTCAACGAAGCGGGCAAGCTGTTCCGCAGGCACGTCGAACGGTCACTCGGCGAGCTGGAAGCAGGCAGGCGCGCCGTCGCCGAGGCCACCAGCGAGGGCGTCCGCACGGTGCGGCTGGCCTCGGAGACGTTCCTGACGCTCACCGCGCCGCTGGCCGCCTTCAAGCGCGCGCATCCGGCCATCGAGATCGAGCTCCAGTGGTCGTCGGCCGACGACATGGCCCGGCTCTTGCGTGCGCGGGACGTCGACTTTTGCGTTGCGTCCCAACCGATCCACGCCGATGGCCTCGCGCAGGCGCGACTGCTCGACGAGGAGGTCGGGGTCGCCACGGCGCTCGACCATCCGCTCGCGGGACGCTCGTCGGTGCGCGTGGAGGAGCTGGCGGATCAGCCGTTCGTCACCGCTCGCCAGGGGCATTGGCACCGGCGCCTGCTCGACCGGCTCTTCGCCGCACGCGGTCTCACGCCCAGGATCGTCTGCGAGGTCGACGAACCCAGCGCCATCGCGGAACTCATCGGCGCGGGGCTCGGCATCGGCCTCGTGCCCGGCTTCGCGCGGAAGATGGCCGCTCAGCTGCCGCTCGTGTGGATCGGGGTCGACAGCCCCGACTGCCGCCGCAAGCTCACCCTGTTCTGGGACAGGGACAGCGACCTGTCGACGGCCGCTCGCGATTTCCGCGCCACCATCACCGGCTGGGATTGGGGTTAG
- a CDS encoding DUF6042 family protein, which translates to MAIRWIEDDEYLPDHGTVVVRDVWVPGEEPLPEHDNPLLGEYATDALSGTVATAGDGWLHGTAGDPYQRVRLEAHDHAPPLKLHGWEEVLESPYRCRSGLVGLGLLTGGTHDAALALGGRGMFRARVSRKPADDEGEIWLIQFWPDTGSEPPRWLARTREPIHRPRAGWQAVVGYQIMEMAWLLPLPDVPRPAGWLDGPIPAEDHRLHSLDDVCTQLGVATPATRREAIPLLLAAGLLTQDGGGYASVAAPPAAATVLDLPPEAVATLDDSAARDRYTRIAGDLTMTAAWSDPAPISELAERLLIPENEVLNVVTFAEGRLIARDGDTVTALPRRPPPPPPPMPFRRVERRVETVPGPPPRAGILASGGEVVVWRDGDPHVLGKVPGEHLHSAHETVSGVAVFSSSGPGTLVGWDGTVSTLPVDLGFHVRRSADGRYLAGVEWHIGRKPWEQLHLIDLGTGTVHSLPRDEERFTHITGIHNGIVHFGRSDAAVGGVSFRWTPGTEPEPLPAHLRQLDPMTGTAVIIDASGRLVAGPSGIPIPPTAELAPGGDRAYAVRHSPCELHLWALGESEPAEYPLPEGCATSLVTPNGPVWEDEHTLLLHAPHSVNGRDGIVRLRLDTGVVEHFAMPGIAGYRPIFIRPRLR; encoded by the coding sequence GTGGCCATTCGATGGATCGAAGACGACGAGTACCTGCCCGACCACGGGACCGTTGTCGTGCGCGATGTCTGGGTGCCGGGTGAGGAACCGCTGCCCGAGCACGACAACCCCTTGCTCGGTGAGTACGCGACCGATGCGTTGTCCGGTACGGTCGCGACCGCCGGGGACGGCTGGCTGCACGGCACCGCGGGCGACCCGTATCAGCGGGTGCGGCTGGAAGCCCACGATCATGCTCCGCCGCTGAAACTCCATGGGTGGGAAGAGGTTCTCGAGTCGCCGTATCGCTGCCGGTCGGGACTGGTCGGGCTCGGCCTGCTCACCGGCGGGACCCATGACGCCGCACTCGCGCTCGGCGGGCGCGGCATGTTCCGGGCGCGCGTGTCCCGTAAACCCGCCGACGACGAAGGCGAGATCTGGCTGATCCAGTTCTGGCCGGACACCGGCAGCGAGCCGCCGCGGTGGCTCGCACGCACGCGCGAGCCGATACATCGGCCGCGGGCAGGCTGGCAGGCCGTTGTCGGGTACCAGATCATGGAAATGGCCTGGCTGCTCCCACTGCCGGACGTGCCACGGCCCGCCGGCTGGCTCGACGGGCCGATACCCGCCGAAGATCATCGCCTGCACAGCCTCGACGACGTCTGCACGCAGCTCGGCGTGGCGACGCCCGCTACCCGCCGGGAGGCGATCCCGTTGCTGCTCGCGGCCGGTCTGCTCACCCAGGACGGCGGTGGGTACGCCAGTGTCGCCGCCCCTCCTGCCGCCGCGACCGTGCTCGATTTGCCGCCGGAGGCGGTGGCCACCCTCGACGACTCCGCGGCCCGTGACCGCTACACCCGGATCGCCGGCGATCTCACCATGACCGCCGCCTGGAGCGATCCGGCACCGATCAGCGAACTCGCCGAACGACTGCTCATCCCCGAAAACGAAGTCCTGAACGTCGTCACCTTCGCCGAAGGCAGGCTCATCGCCCGCGACGGCGACACGGTCACCGCGCTCCCCCGCCGCCCACCTCCTCCCCCGCCGCCGATGCCGTTTCGACGCGTCGAGCGGCGCGTCGAAACGGTGCCCGGTCCGCCGCCTCGCGCCGGAATCCTGGCCAGCGGCGGCGAAGTCGTGGTCTGGCGCGACGGCGATCCGCACGTACTCGGGAAGGTGCCGGGCGAGCATCTCCACAGCGCGCACGAAACCGTGAGCGGCGTGGCGGTCTTCTCGTCGTCCGGGCCGGGCACCCTCGTCGGCTGGGACGGGACTGTCAGCACGCTGCCGGTCGACCTCGGTTTCCACGTGCGGCGCAGTGCCGACGGCCGCTACCTCGCGGGCGTCGAATGGCACATCGGCCGCAAGCCATGGGAGCAACTGCACCTGATCGACCTCGGCACCGGAACCGTGCACAGCCTGCCCCGCGACGAGGAGAGATTCACCCACATCACGGGAATCCACAATGGAATTGTCCACTTCGGACGATCAGACGCCGCCGTCGGTGGTGTCTCCTTCCGCTGGACACCAGGCACCGAGCCGGAACCGCTCCCCGCCCACCTGCGGCAGCTCGATCCGATGACCGGCACCGCGGTGATCATCGACGCGTCCGGCAGGCTGGTGGCCGGCCCCAGCGGGATACCGATTCCCCCGACGGCCGAACTCGCGCCGGGTGGCGACCGCGCCTACGCGGTGCGGCACTCACCGTGCGAACTCCACCTCTGGGCACTCGGCGAGAGCGAACCGGCCGAGTATCCGCTCCCCGAAGGCTGCGCGACGAGCCTGGTCACGCCCAACGGCCCGGTCTGGGAGGACGAACACACCCTTCTGCTGCACGCTCCCCACAGCGTGAACGGACGGGACGGGATCGTGCGGCTGAGGCTGGACACCGGCGTCGTCGAACACTTCGCCATGCCCGGCATCGCCGGGTACCGGCCGATTTTCATCAGGCCGAGGCTCCGGTGA
- a CDS encoding MmcQ/YjbR family DNA-binding protein, which translates to MTPAALKKLCSDFPGSREEFPFDEGTSVFKVAGRIFALAPLRAKPLRVSLKSDPDLAVQLRAAHPAITAGYHLNKRHWNTVVLDGSVPDQLIREMVEDSYDLVVAQLPKREQEKLKWIALSDESAK; encoded by the coding sequence ATGACGCCTGCCGCGCTTAAGAAGCTGTGCTCGGACTTCCCCGGTTCCCGCGAGGAATTCCCGTTCGACGAAGGCACGAGCGTCTTCAAGGTGGCGGGGAGGATCTTCGCGCTCGCCCCGTTGCGCGCGAAACCGTTGCGCGTGAGCCTCAAGAGCGACCCCGATCTCGCTGTCCAGCTTCGCGCGGCTCATCCGGCGATCACCGCTGGATACCATCTGAACAAGCGGCATTGGAACACCGTGGTGCTGGACGGCTCGGTGCCGGATCAGCTGATCCGGGAGATGGTCGAGGATTCCTACGACCTCGTGGTCGCTCAGCTTCCCAAGCGGGAGCAGGAAAAACTGAAGTGGATCGCGCTGTCGGACGAGTCGGCGAAGTAG